A stretch of Miscanthus floridulus cultivar M001 chromosome 13, ASM1932011v1, whole genome shotgun sequence DNA encodes these proteins:
- the LOC136499042 gene encoding uncharacterized protein isoform X2 — protein MQSSLDRVRRQLSSTSTRHRLQGPLLKRSNMLRKWNECWVILDPTTGKIEYKVRRSDKDVRGVILFDSISTVTLSPMNFHGLAKYDGCCFYIGTPQKKEYFLCAETPSAVRAWVSTLQKTKIASHHKHNS, from the exons ATGCAGAGCAGCTTGGACCGGGTGCGACGCCagctctcctccacctccacccgcCACCGCCTCCAGGGCCCCCTCTTGAAGCGATCCAACATG CTAAGAAAGTGGAATGAGTGCTGGGTCATACTTGATCCAACAACTGGGAAGATAGAATACAA GGTCCGTAGGAGTGACAAGGATGTTAGGGGAGTAATTTTGTTTGATTCAATAAGCACAGTGACGCTATCGCCTATGAACTTTCA TGGACTGGCAAAATACGATGGATGCTGTTTCT ATATTGGAACTCCACAGAAAAAGGAATACTTTCTTTGCGCAGAAACTCCCAGCGCTGTAAGAGCATGGGTATCCACTTTACA